A genomic segment from Gammaproteobacteria bacterium encodes:
- a CDS encoding DUF6151 family protein: MAATAPADLPIQCACGAVRGVLRGVSPERGTRAVCYCDDCQSFAHFLERADEILDAHGGTEVFQTSPARVEISAGANRLACMRLTTKGLFRWYTSCCRTPIGNTLSTGRLPFVGLIQSCVAADAARREAVLGPIRARVFGRFAKGDVSALDVHARAPLGLMARAARMLIGARLRGDHKRSPFFDARSGAPVAAPYVLTDEERRRVERVRDALKGV, translated from the coding sequence GTGGCTGCGACGGCGCCCGCCGATCTTCCGATCCAATGCGCTTGCGGCGCCGTCCGCGGCGTGCTGCGCGGAGTCTCGCCCGAGCGAGGCACTCGTGCAGTGTGCTACTGCGACGACTGCCAATCCTTCGCGCACTTTCTCGAGCGCGCCGACGAGATCCTGGACGCTCACGGCGGAACGGAGGTTTTCCAAACCTCTCCCGCACGCGTCGAGATCTCGGCCGGCGCCAACCGGCTCGCCTGCATGCGGCTGACGACGAAGGGGCTTTTTCGCTGGTACACGAGCTGCTGCCGCACGCCGATCGGCAACACCCTGTCCACCGGACGGCTGCCGTTCGTCGGACTGATTCAGTCGTGCGTGGCGGCGGACGCGGCTCGGCGGGAAGCGGTCCTCGGCCCGATCCGCGCCCGGGTCTTCGGCCGTTTCGCGAAAGGAGACGTCTCGGCGCTCGACGTCCATGCCCGGGCGCCGCTGGGGCTGATGGCGCGCGCGGCGCGCATGCTGATCGGCGCGCGGCTTCGAGGCGATCACAAGCGCTCGCCGTTTTTCGACGCGCGAAGCGGCGCGCCCGTGGCCGCTCCGTACGTGCTGACGGACGAGGAGCGGCGCCGCGTCGAGCGCGTCCGCGACGCTCTAAAAGGTGTCTGA
- a CDS encoding Fic family protein, which yields MAFDPVVPHNHLPDLPPPTQDVETAPILRKCITARVALAGLKQAAELIPNATVLANALPLLEAQASSEIENIVTTADKLLEYADLPDHRADAATKEALRYRRALFEGARKARSKRLSIDTAIEVCRTIKGEKIDIRSNPGTRLKNNTTGQVVYTPPEGLAVIRAKLANWEQFINAQSDLDPLIRLAIQHYQFEAIHPFADGNGRTGRVLNILYLVQQDLLSSPILYMSRYIIRNKADYYRLLLEVTMNGAWAPWILYMLDCVENTCLWTTDKIKAIRELMRHTAQYIQRKLPKIYTWELVELLFRQPYCRIGHVVDAGLAKRQTASVYLKQLAELGILTEIKSGRESLFIHPKYVELLKGDENVWVYYAGVETESRYQT from the coding sequence ATGGCCTTCGACCCCGTCGTCCCCCACAACCATCTGCCGGATCTGCCCCCGCCGACGCAAGACGTCGAGACCGCGCCGATTCTGAGGAAGTGCATCACCGCACGGGTCGCGCTCGCCGGCCTCAAGCAGGCCGCGGAGCTCATTCCGAACGCGACGGTCCTCGCCAATGCGTTGCCGCTCCTCGAGGCGCAGGCCAGCTCCGAGATCGAGAACATCGTGACCACGGCCGACAAGCTGCTCGAGTATGCGGACCTGCCGGACCATCGCGCGGATGCCGCGACGAAGGAGGCGCTGCGCTACCGGAGGGCGCTTTTCGAAGGGGCGCGCAAGGCTCGGTCGAAAAGGCTTTCGATCGATACGGCCATCGAGGTGTGCCGAACGATCAAGGGCGAGAAGATCGATATCCGATCGAACCCGGGCACGAGGCTGAAGAACAACACGACGGGTCAGGTCGTGTACACGCCGCCCGAGGGCCTGGCCGTGATCCGCGCGAAGCTCGCGAACTGGGAGCAGTTCATCAACGCGCAGAGCGATCTCGATCCGTTGATTCGACTCGCGATCCAGCATTACCAGTTCGAGGCGATCCATCCGTTCGCGGACGGCAACGGGAGAACGGGCCGCGTGCTGAACATTCTCTACCTCGTGCAGCAGGACCTGTTGAGCAGCCCGATCCTGTACATGAGCCGCTACATCATCAGGAACAAGGCGGACTATTACCGCTTGCTGCTCGAGGTCACGATGAATGGAGCGTGGGCGCCGTGGATCCTCTACATGCTCGATTGCGTCGAGAACACTTGCCTGTGGACCACCGACAAGATCAAGGCGATACGGGAGCTGATGCGTCACACGGCGCAGTACATCCAGCGCAAGCTCCCGAAGATCTACACTTGGGAGCTCGTGGAGCTCTTGTTCCGGCAGCCGTACTGCCGCATCGGTCACGTCGTCGACGCAGGGCTCGCGAAGCGCCAGACGGCGTCGGTCTATCTGAAACAGCTCGCCGAGCTCGGCATCCTGACGGAGATCAAATCCGGCCGCGAATCGCTGTTCATCCACCCGAAGTACGTGGAGCTGCTGAAGGGCGACGAAAACGTCTGGGTCTACTACGCGGGCGTGGAGACGGAAAGCCGCTACCAGACCTGA
- a CDS encoding ATP-binding protein, protein VLLNLILNACEAMSLVPCERRVLSIRTELRPDGAVQVSVSDTGPGLTQEALESMFEPFYTSKEQGIGLGLAICRTVIARHQGEIWGECNAECGATFSFRLPAAQTPRH, encoded by the coding sequence GGTCCTGTTGAACCTGATTCTGAATGCCTGTGAAGCGATGAGCCTGGTCCCGTGCGAGCGTCGCGTCCTGAGCATTCGCACGGAGCTGCGGCCCGACGGTGCGGTTCAAGTCTCCGTGAGCGATACGGGCCCGGGCCTTACGCAGGAAGCGCTCGAAAGCATGTTCGAGCCGTTTTACACCTCCAAGGAACAAGGCATCGGACTCGGGCTCGCGATCTGCCGCACGGTGATTGCGAGGCACCAGGGTGAAATTTGGGGTGAATGCAACGCGGAGTGCGGAGCGACATTCTCGTTCCGCCTCCCGGCAGCGCAGACGCCGCGGCACTGA
- a CDS encoding class I SAM-dependent methyltransferase, translating into MIDHSRIYRSRSPLHWHHRRRLRSVLELIDGLSFGSPPIAYADVGCSNGYVTCRIVERLPAAEAAGFDYSEELLAEARRHHPAIRFYRVDLNKTVEWPRRYDFVSCLETLEHVGDLERAVRNLAAALAPGGTLLISVPIEIGAWGTLKFLAKRSLGYGLQELPGPPSSLQYLRKLLVGRPISVLRDARKNWSTHFGFDYRDVEAKLEECGLGIARAETRAGNRIILAGRREDGSAAR; encoded by the coding sequence ATGATCGATCACTCGCGCATATACCGGTCCCGATCGCCGCTGCATTGGCACCACAGGCGCCGGCTGCGTTCCGTGCTCGAGCTGATCGACGGCCTCTCGTTCGGCTCGCCTCCCATCGCCTACGCCGACGTCGGATGCAGCAACGGCTACGTCACGTGCCGGATCGTGGAGCGTCTGCCCGCCGCGGAAGCGGCCGGCTTCGACTATTCCGAGGAGCTCTTGGCGGAAGCGCGCAGGCATCATCCCGCTATCCGATTCTATCGAGTCGACCTCAACAAGACGGTCGAATGGCCGCGGCGCTACGACTTCGTCTCCTGCCTGGAAACGCTCGAGCACGTGGGCGACCTCGAGCGTGCCGTGCGAAATCTCGCGGCCGCCCTCGCGCCGGGAGGTACGCTGTTGATCTCGGTGCCGATCGAGATCGGGGCATGGGGAACGTTGAAGTTCCTCGCCAAGCGGAGCTTGGGATACGGCCTCCAGGAGTTGCCGGGCCCTCCGTCGAGCCTCCAATACTTGCGAAAGCTGCTCGTCGGGAGACCCATATCGGTTCTCAGAGACGCCCGCAAGAACTGGAGCACTCATTTCGGTTTCGACTATCGAGACGTCGAAGCGAAGCTCGAGGAGTGCGGGCTCGGCATCGCTCGCGCGGAAACGAGGGCGGGGAACAGGATCATCCTGGCCGGGCGTCGCGAGGACGGCAGTGCGGCCCGATGA
- a CDS encoding cobalamin-independent methionine synthase II family protein produces the protein MKRSIDRILTTHAGRLEGPPEFGKVAGSIRERRPPDPAEVEPHLQGAIVYVLRKQAEAGIDVVSNGELSRLGYWVFNYGRRLSGLTSREVREGEPAWMAHRTGERLEFAEFYGELGWVGSPERIVCTGPIRYVGHDEIPKDIQFFQAALAEANVAVEEAFMCALAPAWLEHFFHNEYYEKEEDFLFALADAMRHEYRAIVDAGFVLQIDDPALPDTYDMIVPAPPIEEYRRFAALRIEALNHALEGIPPDRVRYHICWGSWHGPHTHDLPLRHVVDLMLRVNAGAYSVEAANPRHEHEWKVWKDTKLPEGKILIPGVISHATNVVEHPELVADRIVRYAGLVGRENVIAGTDCGLGFRVHPQIAWAKLRALAEGAALASRELWRR, from the coding sequence GTGAAAAGGAGCATCGATCGGATTCTCACGACGCACGCCGGCCGGCTCGAGGGGCCGCCGGAGTTTGGCAAGGTCGCCGGCAGCATCCGCGAGCGTCGGCCGCCGGACCCCGCCGAGGTCGAGCCTCATCTCCAAGGCGCCATCGTTTACGTGCTGCGTAAGCAAGCCGAGGCCGGCATCGACGTGGTCAGCAACGGGGAGCTGAGCCGTCTCGGCTACTGGGTGTTCAACTATGGCCGGCGCCTGAGCGGGTTGACGAGCCGCGAAGTCAGAGAAGGCGAGCCCGCCTGGATGGCTCACCGTACGGGCGAGCGCCTGGAGTTCGCCGAGTTCTACGGCGAGCTCGGCTGGGTCGGGTCGCCGGAGCGGATCGTCTGCACCGGTCCGATCCGCTACGTCGGCCACGACGAGATCCCGAAAGACATTCAGTTCTTCCAGGCGGCGCTGGCCGAGGCGAACGTCGCGGTCGAGGAGGCGTTCATGTGCGCGCTCGCGCCGGCCTGGCTCGAGCACTTCTTCCATAACGAATACTACGAAAAGGAGGAAGACTTTCTATTCGCTCTCGCGGATGCGATGCGCCACGAGTACCGGGCGATCGTCGACGCGGGCTTCGTGCTGCAGATCGACGATCCGGCGCTGCCCGATACTTACGACATGATCGTGCCGGCGCCGCCGATTGAGGAGTATCGCCGCTTCGCGGCGCTCCGCATCGAGGCGCTGAACCATGCGCTCGAGGGCATTCCTCCGGACCGCGTTCGCTATCACATCTGCTGGGGGAGCTGGCACGGGCCGCACACGCACGATCTCCCGCTGCGGCACGTCGTCGACCTGATGTTGCGCGTGAACGCCGGCGCGTACTCCGTCGAAGCCGCGAACCCGCGTCACGAGCACGAGTGGAAGGTGTGGAAGGACACGAAGCTTCCGGAAGGCAAGATTCTGATTCCCGGCGTGATCAGCCATGCGACGAACGTCGTCGAGCACCCGGAGCTCGTCGCCGATCGGATCGTCCGTTACGCGGGCCTCGTCGGCCGTGAGAACGTCATCGCCGGCACCGACTGCGGTCTCGGCTTCCGGGTTCATCCGCAGATCGCGTGGGCCAAGCTCCGAGCGCTCGCCGAGGGGGCCGCGCTCGCGAGCCGTGAGCTCTGGCGGCGTTGA
- a CDS encoding cytochrome P450, with translation MTIPSVDIDMFGADSVRNARAVDDEIRELAPVVHLAREDIMVLGRFEHVSNGLADWQSFSSRSRPWHDPKSVRPEILLTDDPPRHTEVRLVIGKVLSPKALSRAAAAFRAEADAVVDRALASGGEAIDAVQALSRPFVYKVLPDILGLPEWGREHMEAFGHMVWATMGPQNALFEEAMAGSEPVLAWVDDCCNRENLDPEGLGMQMFYAADRGEITQDEAKLLVQILLSAAADTTVMTLGTAMRAFCEFPEEYRRLREQPSMIRAAFDESLRWDSPSRLAGRITARDVEIDGYVIPEGTRCGLLFAAANRDPRRWEEPDRFDIGRNLRGHVGWGYGVHMCVGRTLAQLEADAMLGALVEKVERFEAAGEPEPWMTTIGHGPAKLPVRLHPA, from the coding sequence ATGACAATTCCGTCCGTCGACATCGACATGTTCGGCGCCGACTCGGTCCGCAACGCCCGGGCCGTCGACGACGAGATCAGGGAGCTCGCGCCGGTCGTGCACCTCGCGCGCGAGGACATCATGGTGCTCGGCCGGTTCGAGCACGTCTCGAACGGGCTCGCCGATTGGCAGTCGTTCTCGAGCCGGTCGCGGCCCTGGCACGACCCGAAGTCGGTTCGCCCGGAAATCCTCCTGACCGACGATCCGCCGCGCCACACGGAGGTGCGACTCGTGATCGGCAAGGTGCTCTCGCCGAAGGCGTTGAGCCGGGCGGCCGCGGCGTTTCGTGCGGAGGCGGATGCGGTCGTGGACCGCGCGCTCGCGAGCGGCGGCGAGGCGATCGACGCCGTGCAGGCTTTGAGCCGGCCGTTCGTCTACAAGGTGCTGCCCGACATCCTCGGGCTGCCCGAATGGGGGCGCGAGCACATGGAGGCGTTCGGCCATATGGTCTGGGCGACGATGGGGCCGCAGAACGCGCTGTTCGAGGAGGCGATGGCGGGCAGTGAGCCGGTCCTCGCATGGGTCGACGACTGCTGCAACCGAGAGAATCTCGACCCGGAGGGGCTCGGCATGCAGATGTTCTACGCGGCCGATCGCGGAGAAATCACGCAGGACGAGGCGAAGCTGCTCGTGCAGATTCTCCTTTCGGCCGCGGCCGACACCACCGTCATGACGTTGGGCACGGCGATGCGCGCCTTTTGCGAGTTTCCGGAGGAGTATCGGCGCTTGCGCGAGCAGCCGTCGATGATCCGTGCCGCGTTCGACGAAAGCCTTCGTTGGGACTCACCGTCGCGCCTGGCCGGGCGTATCACCGCGCGTGACGTGGAGATCGACGGCTACGTGATCCCGGAGGGCACGCGCTGCGGTCTGCTCTTCGCGGCCGCGAATCGCGACCCGCGCAGGTGGGAGGAGCCCGACCGCTTCGACATCGGCCGCAATCTGAGAGGCCACGTCGGGTGGGGGTACGGCGTGCACATGTGCGTAGGCCGCACGCTCGCGCAGCTCGAGGCCGATGCGATGCTCGGCGCGCTCGTCGAGAAGGTCGAGCGGTTCGAGGCCGCAGGCGAGCCCGAGCCCTGGATGACGACCATCGGCCACGGGCCCGCGAAGCTGCCGGTCCGCCTCCATCCCGCGTGA
- a CDS encoding DUF305 domain-containing protein — MRCRRLPIPIVVSMLTIGFVATAGFVDTAAAQSNDGAARPLYDEQDLMFLSHMIVHHEQALEMSALVPSRAERDDFVRFAGYIERAQAAEIAVMQSLLDLAEERGLAIPSHTLHGDPPMAGMLSSAQMEALAAASGAEFERLWLEGMIYHHQGAIDMAEAQQQRQLESGRRPYRIDVLVEDILEVQRAEIAKMRAWLGD, encoded by the coding sequence ATGCGATGCCGACGGCTGCCGATCCCGATCGTCGTCTCGATGCTCACTATCGGTTTCGTCGCCACAGCGGGTTTCGTCGATACAGCGGCCGCGCAGTCGAACGACGGCGCCGCCCGGCCGCTCTACGACGAGCAGGATTTGATGTTCCTGAGCCACATGATCGTGCATCACGAGCAGGCGCTCGAGATGTCCGCGCTCGTGCCGTCGCGCGCGGAGCGCGACGACTTCGTTCGTTTCGCGGGCTACATCGAACGGGCCCAGGCGGCCGAGATCGCGGTCATGCAGTCGCTGCTCGATCTCGCCGAGGAGCGCGGCCTCGCGATCCCGAGCCACACGCTGCACGGCGACCCGCCGATGGCCGGCATGCTCTCGAGCGCGCAGATGGAAGCGTTGGCCGCGGCGAGCGGCGCCGAGTTCGAGCGGCTGTGGCTCGAAGGGATGATCTACCACCACCAGGGCGCGATCGACATGGCCGAGGCGCAGCAGCAGCGGCAGCTCGAGAGCGGCCGGCGGCCCTACCGCATCGACGTGCTGGTCGAGGACATTCTCGAGGTGCAGCGCGCGGAGATCGCGAAGATGCGGGCCTGGCTCGGTGACTGA
- a CDS encoding outer membrane beta-barrel protein has protein sequence MPNVTWGTASALVATALGALGATSAAAQEPEREFISFVWGAGVDGRQGIGGRTIDVDADWDDLIDFVDVGASFRYRATNDGLGWFMEGNYTRLDSSTDTPTNASAELTLQLGELGFSKSLRDGLAVYAGLRAQSLDLEIRAEPGFIGGDDSSWVDGIVGLRWSTQRPGPWTAWVRGDIGAGESDRVWLGEIGGGYRFGGAWSAYLGYRVLSTDYEDDDFLYDVEQSGLAFGFGFVF, from the coding sequence ATGCCAAACGTCACGTGGGGCACAGCATCGGCACTGGTTGCAACGGCCCTCGGCGCACTGGGTGCGACGAGCGCCGCCGCTCAAGAGCCCGAGCGCGAATTCATCTCCTTCGTCTGGGGAGCCGGCGTCGACGGCCGCCAAGGGATCGGCGGCCGCACGATCGACGTGGACGCGGACTGGGACGATCTGATCGACTTCGTGGACGTCGGCGCCTCATTTCGCTATCGCGCCACGAACGACGGGCTCGGTTGGTTCATGGAGGGCAACTACACCCGGCTCGACAGCAGCACGGACACCCCGACGAACGCAAGCGCCGAGCTGACGCTGCAGCTCGGCGAGCTCGGCTTCAGCAAGTCGCTGCGGGACGGGCTCGCCGTGTACGCGGGCCTGCGGGCGCAGTCGCTCGATCTGGAGATTCGAGCGGAGCCGGGCTTTATCGGGGGCGACGATTCGAGCTGGGTGGACGGAATCGTCGGGTTGCGTTGGAGCACGCAACGGCCGGGCCCGTGGACCGCGTGGGTGCGAGGCGACATCGGCGCCGGCGAGTCGGATCGCGTTTGGCTTGGGGAGATCGGCGGCGGTTACCGGTTCGGCGGCGCCTGGAGCGCCTACCTCGGCTACCGAGTGCTCTCCACGGACTACGAAGACGACGATTTTCTCTACGATGTCGAGCAGAGCGGCCTCGCCTTCGGATTCGGCTTCGTATTCTGA
- a CDS encoding ATP-binding protein → MLANVALRNLMGQASAGSLETVYRTALRCVQEALDVRRASLLVLDAGGAMRFVAWSDLSEAYRRTVDGHSPWRPDETAAAPLLVPDVERDDSLARYLPVFRAEAIRALAFVPLQFGPRLLGKFMLYYREPHRFSAGEVEVAQQIADHVAFALEHHRIAVALEAKLAAERELRQRAESEAAQRRAHESRLHLALAAGHMGAWDWDLRTNEVDWTPELEAIHGLGRGQFERTLEGAIRRVHPADAAYVEAAVKAAIATPGAVCEVEYRIRRTDGAIRWIVSSGRVLGDADGTPSRMVGVCRDVTQRKRADEANALLADVSRVLATTLDPDEGLEQLAVRVVPNFADYCITYAVDDKRSIRTLGAAHCNPKQSALVESFARDVPVSIEDRTGPGAAIRRGQPELAMRVVPDRTSAATVRDPNDGRTLEPRSLMIVPLNARGRSLGAVMFAATDDSGRLFGEEDLANAVELANRAALLLDNARLYAAAQSAVRERDDMIAMVSHDLRGPIQSISAAAAALRSAPRSDDDVDSIESIALASTTMRRLVEDLLTISRIEAGRLPLDKKPVQVTELADEVFRLFQPQAQSRAVRLQRRIVIGLPAVLVDRHRMLQVLSNLLGNALKFVPAGGVITLGAALQDGLIRISVTDTGVGIAPDLLERVFDRFCGTDPQAGGGAGLGLAVAKGIVEAHGGRIGVESRRGVGTTFHFTLEPREAHQRRVGNWGRRVGP, encoded by the coding sequence GTGCTCGCGAATGTGGCGCTTCGCAACCTGATGGGCCAGGCGAGCGCCGGCTCGCTGGAGACCGTATACCGAACGGCCCTTCGTTGCGTGCAGGAAGCACTCGACGTCCGGCGCGCCTCGTTGCTGGTGCTGGACGCGGGCGGCGCGATGCGCTTCGTCGCCTGGTCCGACCTGAGCGAGGCGTATCGGCGGACCGTGGACGGTCACTCCCCTTGGCGGCCCGACGAGACCGCCGCCGCTCCGCTGCTCGTGCCCGACGTCGAAAGGGACGATTCGCTTGCCCGGTACCTGCCGGTGTTCCGGGCCGAGGCCATCCGGGCACTCGCGTTCGTGCCGCTGCAGTTCGGACCGAGGCTGCTCGGAAAATTCATGCTCTATTACCGCGAGCCGCACCGGTTCTCCGCCGGCGAGGTGGAGGTCGCGCAGCAGATCGCCGACCACGTCGCATTTGCATTGGAGCATCACCGGATCGCGGTAGCCCTCGAGGCCAAGCTCGCGGCCGAGCGAGAGCTCCGGCAGCGCGCGGAGAGCGAGGCTGCGCAGCGCCGAGCCCACGAGAGCCGGCTTCATCTCGCGCTCGCGGCGGGGCACATGGGCGCCTGGGACTGGGACCTCCGGACGAACGAAGTGGATTGGACGCCGGAGCTCGAGGCGATTCACGGCCTCGGGCGGGGCCAGTTCGAGCGCACGTTGGAGGGCGCCATTCGCCGTGTGCACCCGGCCGACGCCGCATACGTCGAGGCGGCCGTCAAGGCGGCCATCGCCACGCCCGGCGCCGTGTGCGAGGTCGAATATCGGATCCGCCGAACCGACGGAGCGATCCGATGGATCGTGTCGTCCGGTCGGGTGCTCGGCGACGCGGACGGCACGCCGAGCCGCATGGTCGGCGTCTGCCGCGACGTGACGCAGCGGAAACGCGCGGACGAAGCGAACGCTCTGCTCGCGGACGTGAGCCGCGTTCTCGCGACGACGCTCGATCCGGACGAGGGACTCGAGCAGCTCGCTGTGCGCGTGGTCCCGAATTTCGCCGATTACTGCATCACTTACGCAGTCGATGACAAGCGGTCGATCCGGACGCTCGGGGCCGCTCACTGCAATCCGAAGCAGAGTGCGTTGGTCGAGTCGTTCGCGCGTGATGTCCCGGTGAGCATCGAGGATCGGACCGGCCCCGGCGCGGCGATTCGACGCGGCCAACCCGAGCTCGCGATGCGAGTGGTGCCTGACCGGACATCGGCCGCGACCGTGCGGGACCCCAACGACGGGCGCACGCTCGAGCCCCGGTCGCTCATGATCGTGCCGCTGAACGCACGCGGACGCTCACTCGGTGCGGTCATGTTCGCCGCAACGGACGATTCCGGCCGACTATTCGGCGAGGAAGACCTCGCGAATGCGGTGGAGCTCGCGAACAGGGCGGCACTCCTGCTCGACAATGCGCGGCTCTATGCAGCGGCGCAGTCCGCCGTCCGCGAGCGCGACGATATGATCGCCATGGTCTCCCACGATCTCCGCGGCCCGATCCAGTCGATCTCCGCGGCGGCGGCGGCATTGCGGTCGGCGCCCCGGAGCGACGACGACGTCGACAGCATCGAGAGCATCGCGCTCGCAAGCACCACGATGCGGCGGCTGGTCGAGGACTTGCTCACGATCTCACGCATCGAGGCGGGACGGCTGCCTCTCGACAAGAAGCCGGTGCAAGTCACGGAGCTGGCGGACGAAGTGTTCCGGCTTTTTCAGCCCCAAGCGCAAAGCCGAGCCGTGCGTCTCCAGCGCCGCATTGTCATCGGCTTGCCGGCGGTCCTCGTCGATCGACACCGGATGCTGCAGGTGCTGTCGAATCTGCTTGGTAACGCGCTGAAATTCGTCCCCGCGGGCGGAGTGATTACGCTCGGCGCCGCGCTGCAGGACGGTCTGATCCGCATCTCCGTTACGGATACCGGAGTCGGAATCGCCCCGGATTTGCTCGAGCGTGTTTTCGATCGGTTCTGCGGGACCGATCCCCAGGCGGGGGGCGGCGCGGGGCTTGGTTTGGCTGTCGCCAAGGGCATCGTCGAAGCACATGGCGGCCGGATCGGTGTGGAGAGCCGCCGCGGCGTCGGCACGACTTTCCATTTCACGCTGGAGCCTCGCGAGGCCCACCAGCGGCGCGTGGGAAATTGGGGGCGACGCGTGGGGCCATGA
- a CDS encoding ATP-binding protein — protein MLEAERFKTDLLAALGHELRNPLTPLFAGVALIREANGDRETIEQHCTLMERQLRQLSCLVDDLLNAHGLDARTLRLQRSRIPLAPVVRTAIEEHRALIARSGHALSATLPATPTFIDGDPLRLGQAIGHLLRNAVKYTPHGGRIELSVERGADLACLSLRDTGIGIPADRLETIFETFDGLDRSLESGDRGLGLGLALVKAVVELHGGTVQAVSDGPGRGSEFRMLLPLVREETAAAPRRASAALGGTKRRVLLVDDNPDVARSLSRLIRILGHDIRVAYDGSEALRVADQFRPEVVVMDIGLPRLNGYDAARALRARYGRAVTLVALTGFEGDMHLGRSREAGFDRHLTKPIEAYELEALLGRVVPE, from the coding sequence GTGCTTGAGGCAGAGCGATTCAAGACGGACTTGCTGGCCGCCCTCGGGCACGAGCTGCGCAACCCGCTCACACCCCTTTTCGCAGGAGTCGCGCTCATTCGCGAGGCGAACGGGGATCGCGAAACGATCGAGCAGCACTGCACGCTCATGGAACGTCAGCTGCGGCAGCTGTCGTGCTTGGTCGACGACTTGTTGAATGCGCACGGCCTCGACGCACGCACGCTGCGGCTCCAGAGGAGCAGAATCCCGCTCGCTCCCGTGGTGCGAACGGCGATCGAGGAGCACCGCGCGCTCATCGCCCGATCGGGACACGCGCTTTCGGCGACCCTGCCGGCGACTCCGACGTTCATCGACGGGGACCCTTTACGGCTCGGTCAAGCGATCGGTCACTTGTTGCGCAACGCGGTAAAGTACACGCCGCACGGCGGCCGGATCGAGCTTTCGGTGGAGCGCGGCGCCGACCTCGCGTGCTTGTCGTTGCGGGACACGGGAATCGGCATTCCGGCGGACCGGCTCGAGACGATATTCGAGACGTTCGACGGGCTCGACCGCTCGCTCGAATCCGGCGACAGGGGCCTCGGCCTCGGTCTGGCGCTGGTGAAGGCCGTCGTGGAGCTGCACGGTGGAACCGTGCAAGCGGTGAGCGATGGTCCGGGCAGGGGCAGCGAGTTCAGGATGCTGCTGCCGCTCGTTCGCGAGGAGACGGCCGCGGCACCGCGGCGCGCGAGCGCCGCGCTGGGCGGGACGAAGCGCCGCGTTCTGCTGGTGGACGACAATCCGGACGTGGCGCGTTCCCTGTCGAGACTCATCCGCATACTCGGACACGACATCCGGGTCGCGTATGACGGCAGCGAGGCGCTCCGTGTCGCGGACCAGTTTCGTCCCGAGGTGGTCGTGATGGATATCGGGCTGCCGCGTTTGAACGGGTACGACGCGGCTCGAGCACTGCGGGCGCGGTACGGTCGCGCGGTGACGCTCGTTGCCCTGACCGGCTTCGAAGGCGACATGCACTTGGGCCGTTCCCGGGAGGCCGGCTTCGACCGGCACCTTACGAAGCCGATCGAAGCTTACGAGCTCGAAGCCCTGCTCGGCAGGGTCGTCCCTGAATAG